AAAAAACGTCGCCTTGATGCCGGCATCCTCCAGTGTCTCGAGGACCTTGGGCACGCCGAGCTTCGCGCCGTACTTGCCCTGGGAGAGGATGCCCGGCCGCTTCCAATTGGCGCGGTCGCGGCCGATCCACAGGGTCTCGGCATCAAAGTCGAAGCTCAGCATGACCGCGCATTGGGCGCCGTCCGGCCAGGCAACGGCGGTGTCGACAAGCGGTGTGCTCATGGTCTTCCCTTCCTGGCGTCTACACCACGGTCGCGGTGGCGTCGTTCGCTTCGGCCTCGCTGACGGCGATCGGTACGCGCCGAAGGGTTCGCGCCTGGCGCGGGTCGAAGTCGGTGCGCGCGTGCTGCAGCGTCATGTTGTTCCACAACAGCACATCGCCCGGCGACCAGCAGTGGCGATACCCGATGCCCGGATCGTTCAAGTAGGGCATGAGATCCACGAGCAACGCATCGACCGCGTCGTGATCGAGACCGTGGATGGCGGCGGTCGTGTGTTCGTGGATAAAGAGGATCTTCTCGCCCGATGACTCGTCCGTCTTGACCAATGGGTGGTCGCAACGCGGCGCGTCGGCCGGCGCATCGTCGAGCAGCGTTCGGCGATTGTAATCGCCTGTATAGTCGAACAACTGCACGGAGATCAGATCATCGATACGGGCCTTCAGATCCTGCGGCAGGTTCCGATAGGCCAGGATCGCGTTGG
The Pseudomonadota bacterium genome window above contains:
- a CDS encoding TauD/TfdA family dioxygenase → MSITLTPLANALGVAVEGLDLARPIASETADRLRAAWSQHHLLLLRGQDISEDQQVAFATLFGPVSHRGAYMKDRQASHVSNVRADGILGGGVLHFHSDHTFFVRPLKAICLYAIDVPPSGGDTLFANAILAYRNLPQDLKARIDDLISVQLFDYTGDYNRRTLLDDAPADAPRCDHPLVKTDESSGEKILFIHEHTTAAIHGLDHDAVDALLVDLMPYLNDPGIGYRHCWSPGDVLLWNNMTLQHARTDFDPRQARTLRRVPIAVSEAEANDATATVV